A genomic segment from Diceros bicornis minor isolate mBicDic1 chromosome 5, mDicBic1.mat.cur, whole genome shotgun sequence encodes:
- the LINGO1 gene encoding leucine-rich repeat and immunoglobulin-like domain-containing nogo receptor-interacting protein 1 isoform X1 — protein sequence MQVSERMLAGGARSMPSPLLACWQPILLLVLGSVLSGSATGCPPRCECSAQDRAVLCHRKRFVAVPEGIPTETRLLDLGKNRIKTLNQDEFASFPHLEELELNENIVSAVEPGAFNNLFNLRTLGLRSNRLKLIPLGVFTGLSNLTKLDISENKIVILLDYMFQDLYNLKSLEVGDNDLVYISHRAFSGLNSLEQLTLEKCNLTSIPTEALSHLHGLIVLRLRHLNINAIRDYSFKRLYRLKVLEISHWPYLDTMTPNCLYGLNLTSLSITHCNLTAVPYLAVRHLVYLRFLNLSYNPISTIEGSMLHELLRLQEIQLVGGQLAVVEPYAFRGLNYLRVLNVSGNQLTTLEESAFHSVGNLETLILDSNPLACDCRLLWVFRRRWRLNFNRQQPTCATPEFVQGKEFKDFPDVLLPNYFTCRRARIRERKAQQVFVDEGHTVQFVCRADGDPPPAILWLSPRKHLVSAKSNGRLTVFPDGTLEVRYAQVQDNGTYLCIAANAGGNDSMPAHLHVRSYSPDWPHQPNKTFAFISNQPGEGEANSTRATVPFPFDIKTLIIATTMGFISFLGVVLFCLVLLFLWSRGKGNTKHNIEIEYVPRKSDAGISSADAPRKFNMKMI from the exons ATGCAG GTGAGCGAGAGGATGCTGGCGGGGGGCGCGAGGAGCATGCCCAGCCCCCTCCTGGCCTGCTGGCAGCCCATCCTCCTGCTGGTGCTGGGCTCGGTGCTGTCAGGCTCGGCCACGGGCTGCCCGCCCCGCTGCGAGTGCTCCGCCCAGGACCGCGCCGTGCTCTGCCACCGCAAGCGCTTTGTGGCGGTGCCCGAGGGCATCCCCACGGAGACCCGCCTGCTGGACCTGGGCAAGAACCGCATCAAAACGCTCAACCAGGACGAGTTTGCCAGCTTCCCGCACCTGGAGGAGCTGGAGCTCAACGAGAACATCGTGAGCGCCGTGGAGCCCGGTGCCTTCAACAACCTCTTCAACCTTCGGACGCTGGGGCTCCGCAGCAACCGTCTGAAGCTCATCCCCCTGGGCGTCTTCACCGGCCTCAGCAACCTGACCAAGCTGGACATCAGCGAGAACAAGATCGTCATCCTGCTGGACTACATGTTCCAGGACCTGTACAACCTCAAATCACTGGAGGTTGGCGACAACGACCTCGTCTACATCTCCCACCGAGCCTTCAGCGGCCTCAACAGCCTGGAGCAGCTGACGCTGGAGAAATGCAACCTGACCTCCATCCCCACCGAGGCGCTGTCCCACCTGCACGGCCTCATCGTCCTGAGGCTCCGGCACCTCAACATCAACGCCATCCGGGACTATTCCTTCAAGAGGTTGTACCGCCTCAAGGTCTTGGAGATCTCCCACTGGCCCTACTTGGACACCATGACACCCAACTGCCTCTATGGCCTCAACCTGACGTCCCTGTCCATCACACACTGCAATCTGACGGCCGTGCCCTACCTGGCCGTGCGCCACCTGGTCTATCTGCGCTTCCTCAACCTCTCCTACAACCCCATCAGCACCATTGAGGGCTCCATGTTGCATGAGCTGCTCCGGCTGCAGGAGATCCAGCTGGTGGGTGGGCAGCTGGCCGTGGTGGAGCCCTATGCCTTCCGCGGCCTCAACTACCTGCGCGTGCTCAACGTCTCCGGCAACCAGCTGACCACGCTGGAGGAGTCGGCCTTCCACTCAGTGGGCAACCTGGAGACACTCATCCTGGACTCCAACCCGCTGGCCTGCGACTGCCGGCTCCTGTGGGTGTTCCGGCGCCGCTGGCGGCTCAACTTCAACCGGCAGCAGCCCACGTGTGCCACGCCCGAGTTCGTCCAGGGCAAGGAGTTCAAGGACTTCCCCGATGTGCTCCTGCCCAACTACTTCACCTGCCGCCGTGCCCGCATCCGGGAACGCAAGGCCCAGCAGGTGTTTGTGGATGAGGGCCATACGGTGCAGTTCGTGTGCCGGGCGGATGGCGACCCGCCGCCCGCCATCCTCTGGCTCTCGCCCCGCAAGCACCTGGTCTCGGCCAAGAGCAACGGGCGGCTCACGGTCTTCCCCGATGGCACGCTGGAGGTGCGCTATGCCCAGGTACAGGACAACGGCACGTACCTGTGCATCGCAGCCAACGCGGGCGGCAACGACTCCATGCCCGCCCACCTGCATGTGCGCAGCTACTCGCCCGACTGGCCCCATCAGCCCAACAAGACCTTTGCCTTCATCTCCAACCAGCCGGGCGAGGGAGAGGCCAACAGCACCCGTGCCACCGTGCCTTTCCCCTTTGACATCAAGACCCTCATCATCGCCACCACCATGGGCTTCATCTCTTTCCTGGGCGTCGTCCTCTTCTGCCTGGTGCTGCTGTTTCTCTGGAGCCGGGGCAAAGGCAACACGAAGCACAACATTGAGATCGAGTACGTGCCCCGCAAGTCGGACGCAGGCATCAGCTCCGCCGACGCGCCCCGCAAGTTCAACATGAAGATGATATGA
- the LINGO1 gene encoding leucine-rich repeat and immunoglobulin-like domain-containing nogo receptor-interacting protein 1 isoform X2, which yields MLAGGARSMPSPLLACWQPILLLVLGSVLSGSATGCPPRCECSAQDRAVLCHRKRFVAVPEGIPTETRLLDLGKNRIKTLNQDEFASFPHLEELELNENIVSAVEPGAFNNLFNLRTLGLRSNRLKLIPLGVFTGLSNLTKLDISENKIVILLDYMFQDLYNLKSLEVGDNDLVYISHRAFSGLNSLEQLTLEKCNLTSIPTEALSHLHGLIVLRLRHLNINAIRDYSFKRLYRLKVLEISHWPYLDTMTPNCLYGLNLTSLSITHCNLTAVPYLAVRHLVYLRFLNLSYNPISTIEGSMLHELLRLQEIQLVGGQLAVVEPYAFRGLNYLRVLNVSGNQLTTLEESAFHSVGNLETLILDSNPLACDCRLLWVFRRRWRLNFNRQQPTCATPEFVQGKEFKDFPDVLLPNYFTCRRARIRERKAQQVFVDEGHTVQFVCRADGDPPPAILWLSPRKHLVSAKSNGRLTVFPDGTLEVRYAQVQDNGTYLCIAANAGGNDSMPAHLHVRSYSPDWPHQPNKTFAFISNQPGEGEANSTRATVPFPFDIKTLIIATTMGFISFLGVVLFCLVLLFLWSRGKGNTKHNIEIEYVPRKSDAGISSADAPRKFNMKMI from the coding sequence ATGCTGGCGGGGGGCGCGAGGAGCATGCCCAGCCCCCTCCTGGCCTGCTGGCAGCCCATCCTCCTGCTGGTGCTGGGCTCGGTGCTGTCAGGCTCGGCCACGGGCTGCCCGCCCCGCTGCGAGTGCTCCGCCCAGGACCGCGCCGTGCTCTGCCACCGCAAGCGCTTTGTGGCGGTGCCCGAGGGCATCCCCACGGAGACCCGCCTGCTGGACCTGGGCAAGAACCGCATCAAAACGCTCAACCAGGACGAGTTTGCCAGCTTCCCGCACCTGGAGGAGCTGGAGCTCAACGAGAACATCGTGAGCGCCGTGGAGCCCGGTGCCTTCAACAACCTCTTCAACCTTCGGACGCTGGGGCTCCGCAGCAACCGTCTGAAGCTCATCCCCCTGGGCGTCTTCACCGGCCTCAGCAACCTGACCAAGCTGGACATCAGCGAGAACAAGATCGTCATCCTGCTGGACTACATGTTCCAGGACCTGTACAACCTCAAATCACTGGAGGTTGGCGACAACGACCTCGTCTACATCTCCCACCGAGCCTTCAGCGGCCTCAACAGCCTGGAGCAGCTGACGCTGGAGAAATGCAACCTGACCTCCATCCCCACCGAGGCGCTGTCCCACCTGCACGGCCTCATCGTCCTGAGGCTCCGGCACCTCAACATCAACGCCATCCGGGACTATTCCTTCAAGAGGTTGTACCGCCTCAAGGTCTTGGAGATCTCCCACTGGCCCTACTTGGACACCATGACACCCAACTGCCTCTATGGCCTCAACCTGACGTCCCTGTCCATCACACACTGCAATCTGACGGCCGTGCCCTACCTGGCCGTGCGCCACCTGGTCTATCTGCGCTTCCTCAACCTCTCCTACAACCCCATCAGCACCATTGAGGGCTCCATGTTGCATGAGCTGCTCCGGCTGCAGGAGATCCAGCTGGTGGGTGGGCAGCTGGCCGTGGTGGAGCCCTATGCCTTCCGCGGCCTCAACTACCTGCGCGTGCTCAACGTCTCCGGCAACCAGCTGACCACGCTGGAGGAGTCGGCCTTCCACTCAGTGGGCAACCTGGAGACACTCATCCTGGACTCCAACCCGCTGGCCTGCGACTGCCGGCTCCTGTGGGTGTTCCGGCGCCGCTGGCGGCTCAACTTCAACCGGCAGCAGCCCACGTGTGCCACGCCCGAGTTCGTCCAGGGCAAGGAGTTCAAGGACTTCCCCGATGTGCTCCTGCCCAACTACTTCACCTGCCGCCGTGCCCGCATCCGGGAACGCAAGGCCCAGCAGGTGTTTGTGGATGAGGGCCATACGGTGCAGTTCGTGTGCCGGGCGGATGGCGACCCGCCGCCCGCCATCCTCTGGCTCTCGCCCCGCAAGCACCTGGTCTCGGCCAAGAGCAACGGGCGGCTCACGGTCTTCCCCGATGGCACGCTGGAGGTGCGCTATGCCCAGGTACAGGACAACGGCACGTACCTGTGCATCGCAGCCAACGCGGGCGGCAACGACTCCATGCCCGCCCACCTGCATGTGCGCAGCTACTCGCCCGACTGGCCCCATCAGCCCAACAAGACCTTTGCCTTCATCTCCAACCAGCCGGGCGAGGGAGAGGCCAACAGCACCCGTGCCACCGTGCCTTTCCCCTTTGACATCAAGACCCTCATCATCGCCACCACCATGGGCTTCATCTCTTTCCTGGGCGTCGTCCTCTTCTGCCTGGTGCTGCTGTTTCTCTGGAGCCGGGGCAAAGGCAACACGAAGCACAACATTGAGATCGAGTACGTGCCCCGCAAGTCGGACGCAGGCATCAGCTCCGCCGACGCGCCCCGCAAGTTCAACATGAAGATGATATGA